A window of Streptomyces sp. DG1A-41 contains these coding sequences:
- a CDS encoding STAS domain-containing protein has product MHIRGDHAELVVGGRLDVRSAADARTVLHSAVDDGVGDLVLDLSELDSWDATGLGVIMGAHRRAGRCGRRLVLRGVPPQMQRLLVATRLHRILAIEGGNGVETLPRV; this is encoded by the coding sequence ATGCACATCAGGGGCGACCACGCCGAGCTGGTCGTCGGGGGCCGCCTCGACGTCCGGAGCGCGGCGGACGCCCGTACGGTCCTGCACTCGGCCGTCGACGACGGAGTCGGCGACCTGGTGCTGGACCTGTCCGAACTGGACTCCTGGGACGCCACCGGACTCGGTGTGATCATGGGGGCTCACCGGCGGGCCGGCCGCTGCGGCCGGCGCCTGGTCCTGCGCGGCGTGCCGCCGCAGATGCAGCGCCTGCTGGTGGCCACCCGCCTGCACCGGATCCTGGCGATCGAGGGGGGCAACGGGGTGGAGACACTGCCTCGCGTGTGA